The following coding sequences lie in one Oncorhynchus nerka isolate Pitt River linkage group LG14, Oner_Uvic_2.0, whole genome shotgun sequence genomic window:
- the LOC115102532 gene encoding dual specificity tyrosine-phosphorylation-regulated kinase 1B-like isoform X5, with translation MSSQHSHPSFSNIHSMAEQQQVLSDATILQRRIPPSFRDPASAPLRKLSVDLIKTYKHINEVYYTKKKRRAQQVPPEDSSTKKERKVYNDGYDDDNYDYIVKNGEKWLDRYEIDSLIGKGSFGQVVKAYDHHEQEWVAIKIIKNKKAFLNQAQIELRLLELMNKHDTEMKYYIVHLKRHFMFRNHLCLVFELLSYNLYDLLRNTNFRGVSLNLTRKFAQQLCTALLFLATPELSIIHCDLKPENILLCNPKRSAIKIVDFGSSCQLGQRIYQYIQSRFYRSPEVLLGMPYDLAIDMWSLGCILVEMHTGEPLFSGSNEVDQMNKIVEVLGVPPNHMLDQAPKARKYFDKLSDGLWTVKKNKDIKKVLYPSASEYKPPATRRLHEILGVETGGPGGRRGGEQGHAPCDYLKFKDLILRMLDYDPKTRITPFYALQHNFFKKTTDEGTNTSSSTSTSPAMDHSHSTSTTSSVSSSGTGHSSGSSGSSNDNRNYRYSNRYYNSAVTHSDYEMQSPQAPSQQQLRLWPGGEGGMGPLSNSGSSVGDPPYPQLLLHKPAATQHSRHFLGGGGVGGMMEPHHPHPIYGSHHGNGRGLRQTGQGNQPQGQASQGQPLMPISSPQMPDSIELSLTHHHHLGQSSIMPPPSSLDSSQYGSSNLHLGLSAFRTRTVMAPQPPPAGSQQQLAQPPASQDSLVAASGLGYIPPCYPGSNNNNNPPQGSVVGGGMLTGGPPPRGVGGGGGRPDSEESTMMGVCGSGGGGGQNAANS, from the exons ATGTCGAGCCAGCACAGCCACCCCTCCTTCAGCAACATCCACTCCATGGCTGAACAGCAGCAG GTGCTGTCTGATGCGACCATACTGCAGAGGAGGATCCCCCCAAGTTTTAGAGATCCCGCCAGCGCCCCGCTGAGAAAACTCTCTGTCGATCTGATCAAGACTTACAAGCACATCAATGAG GTGTACTACACGAAGAAGAAGCGGCGTGCCCAGCAGGTGCCCCCGGAGGACTCGAGCACTAAGAAGGAGCGGAAGGTGTACAACGATGGCTACGACGACGACAACTACGACTACATCGTCAAGAACGGGGAGAAGTGGCTGGACCGCTACGAGATTGACTCGCTCATCGGCAAGGGCTCCTTCGGGCAG GTGGTGAAAGCCTATGACCACCACGAGCAGGAGTGGGTGGCCATCAAGATCATCAAGAACAAGAAAGCCTTCCTGAACCAGGCCCAGATAGAGCTGCGACTGCTGGAGCTCATGAACAAACACGACACAGAGATGAAGTACTACATAG tcCACCTGAAGAGGCACTTCATGTTCCGGAACCACCTGTGCCTGGTGTTCGAGCTTCTCTCCTACAACCTGTACGACCTCCTGCGCAACACCAACTTCCGCGGCGTCTCTCTCAACCTGACCAGAAAGTTTGCCCAGCAGCTGTGCACGGCGCTGCTGTTCCTGGCCACGCCCGAGCTCAGCATCATCCACTGCGACCTCAAGCCCGAGAACATCTTGCTGTGCAACCCCAAGCGCAGCGCCATCAAGATTGTTGACTTCGGCAGCTCCTGTCAACTAGGCCAGAGG ATCTACCAGTACATCCAGAGTCGGTTCTACAGATCTCCGGAGGTGTTGCTGGGCATGCCCTACGACCTGGCCATTGACATGTGGTCCCTGGGCTGCATCCTGGTGGAGATGCACACGGGAGAACCCCTCTTCAGCGGCTCCAACGAG gtggatcAGATGAATAAGAtcgtggaggtgctgggggtccCTCCCAACCACATGCTGGATCAGGCTCCCAAAGCACGGAAGTACTTTGACAAGCTGTCCGACGGTCTGTGGACCGTCAAGAAGAACAAGGACATAAAGAAGGTACTTTACCCCTCGGCCTCC GAGTACAAGCCTCCTGCGACGCGGCGGCTCCATGAGATCCTGGGGGTGGAGACCGGGGGTCCTGGCGGGAGGCGGGGCGGAGAGCAGGGGCATGCTCCCTGCGATTACCTGAAGTTCAAGGACCTGATCCTGCGCATGCTGGACTATGACCCCAAGACACGCATCACGCCCTTCTATGCGCTGCAGCACAACTTCTTCAAGAAGACGACGGACGAGGGCACCAACACCAGCAGTTCCACCTCCACCAGCCCGGCCATGGACCACAGccactccacctccaccaccagctCCGTCTCCAGCTCCGGTACGGGACACAGCA GTGGATCTAGCGGTTCTTCCAATGACAACCGGAATTACCGGTACAGTAACCGGTACTACAACAGTGCAGTTACTCACTCAGACTATGAGATGCAGAGTCCACAG GCTCCATCTCAGCAGCAGCTACGCCTCTGGCCGGGTGGAGAGGGGGGCATGGGTCCCCTGTCCAACAGCGGCAGTAGCGTTGGCGACCCCCCATACCCCCAGCTGCTGCTGCACAAGCCGGCGGCCACCCAGCACTCGCGCCACTTCCTGGGAGGCGGTGGCGTCGGGGGCATGATGGAACCACATCACCCGCACCCCATCTACGGCAGTCACCACGGCAACGGGCGGGGCCTGCGGCAGACTGGGCAGGGGAACCAGCCCCAGGGCCAGGCTTCACAGGGCCAGCCCCTGATGCCCATCTCCTCCCCACAGATGCCAGACAGCATCGAGCTCAGCctcacacaccaccaccatctgGGTCAGTCTTCCATCATGCCGCCCCCATCCAGCTTGGACTCCAGCCAGTACGGCTCCTCCAACCTCCACCTGGGCCTCTCTGCCTTTCGGACTAGGACGGTCATGGCCCCCCAGCCGCCCCCCGCCGGCTCCCAGCAACAGTTGGCTCAGCCCCCAGCCTCTCAGGACAGCTTGGTCGCTGCCTCCGGGCTTGGATACATCCCCCCATGTTACCCGGgaagtaacaacaataacaaccctCCCCAGGGTAGCGTGGTCGGGGGCGGGATGCTCACCGGGGGACCCCCACCCAGGGGAGTagggggtggtggggggaggCCGGACTCTGAGGAGTCCACCATGATGGGTGTGTGCGGCAGTGGAGGAGGCGGTGGTCAGAACGCGGCCAACTCTTGA